Part of the Pseudoxanthomonas sp. Root65 genome is shown below.
GCGGATGCCGGTCGTGTCGGCCTGCTGCCAGCGCAGCCAGGTGTCCTGCACCACGTCTTCGGCGTCGCTGCGGCTGCCGAGCAGCCGGTAGGACAGTCCGAACAGGCGGCCACGATGGGTCTCGAAGGTGGTTTCGGCGTTCATGCGACCAAAGACGGGGCAGGGTGACGTGGCGTGACAGCCGGGCGAGGGGCCACTTTGGCCTAAAATGGCGGCTTCCGCCCGCGACCCCACCGGCAGCCCCGGCTTTTCGTCCCATGACCTCGATCAAGCAGGAAGACCTCATCCAGTCCATCGCCGATGGCCTGCAGTACATCAGCTACTACCATCCCGTCGATTACATCAAGAGCCTCGCCGCCGCCTACGAGCGCGAGGAGTCCCCGGCGGCGAAGGACGCCATCGCCCAGATCCTGATCAATTCGCGCATGTGCGCCGAGGGCCATCGCCCGATCTGCCAGGACACCGGCATCGTCACCGTTTTCCTCGAGATCGGCATGGACGTGCGCTGGGATGACGCCACGATGGGCGTGGAGGACATGGTCCACGAAGGCGTGCGCCGTGCCTACAACCACCCGGACAACAAGCTGCGCGCCAGCGTGCTGGCCGATCCTGCCGGCAAGCGCACCAACACGAAGGACAACACGCCGGGCGTGGTCAACGTCAAGGTCGTCCCGGGCAACACGGTCGAGGTGATCGTCGCCGCGAAGGGCGGCGGCTCCGAGGCGAAGTCGAAGTTCGCCATGCTCAACCCCTCCGATTCCATCGTCGACTGGGTGCTGAAGACCGTGCCGACCATGGGCGCCGGCTGGTGCCCGCCGGGCATGCTCGGCATCGGCATCGGCGGCACCGCCGAGAAGGCGATGCTGCTGGCCAAGGAATCGCTGATGGAGCCGATCGACATCACCGAGCTGCAGGCCCGCGGCGCCAGCAACCGTGCCGAAGAACTGCGGCTGGAACTGTACGAGAAGGTCAACGCGCTCGGCATCGGCGCGCAGGGGCTGGGCGGCCTGACCACCGTGCTCGACATCAAGGTCAGGGATTACCCGACCCACGCGGCCAACCTGCCCGTGGCGATGATCCCGAACTGCGCCGCCACCCGCCATGCGCACTTCACCCTCGACGGCAGCGGCCCGGTGATGCTGGATCCGCCGTCGCTGGAAGACTGGCCGGAACTGACCTACGACGCCTCCAAGGGCCGTCGCGTCGATCTCGACACGCTGACCCGCGAGGACGTGGCCAGCTGGAAGCCCGGCGAAGTACTGCTGCTCAACGGCAAGCTGCTGACCGGCCGCGATGCCGCGCACAAGCGCATGGTCGACATGCTCAACAAGGGCGAGCCGCTGCCAGTCGATCTGAAAGGCCGCTTCATCTACTACGTCGGCCCGGTCGATCCGGTGCGCGACGAAGTCGTCGGCCCCGCCGGCCCGACCACCGCCACGCGCATGGACAAGTTCACCGAGCAGGTGCTGGCGCAGACCGGCCTGCTGGGCATGGTCGGCAAGGCTGAGCGCGGCCCGGCCGCCATCGAGGCGATCCGCAAGCACCAGTCGGCCTACCTGATGGCGGTCGGTGGCGCGGCGTACCTGGTGTCGAAGGCGATCAAGGCGGCGAAGGTCGTCGGTTTCGCCGACCTGGGCATGGAAGCCATCTACGAGTTCACCGTGCAGGACATGCCGGTGACAGTAGCCGTCGATTCGCAGGGCACCTCGGTGCACAACACCGGTCCGAAGGAGTGGCAGGCGCGGATCGGGAAGATCCCGGTGGTGGTGGCGTAACGCTGTTCCCTTCTCCCTGCGGGAGAAGGTGCCCGTAGGGCGGATGAGGGTGTGCCACGCCGGCGTTCCCGAGCCGGGGTTAAGAACGAGCCACAGCGAGCAGATTGAGTTGAACAGCCGATAGTTCGCCGTCACGACGCGCTGCGGCTCGTTCCTGGAGGTCGGGTTCGATACGCTACGGTGGCGCCCCCAACCCCTCTCCCGCAGGGAGAGGGGCTTTGACTCCAGGAGCCACTGCATGTCGACAACGCTCTACTACTCCCGCAGCACCGCCAGCCTGGTCGTCCACTGGCTGCTCATCGAGCTGGGCATCCCCCATGAGCTGCACGAGCTGGACTTCGACAAGCGCGACCAGAAATCCGACGACTACCTGAAACTCAATCCCGCCGGCGTGGTGCCCACGCTGATGATGGACGGGCAGGTGATCACCGAAACCGCCGCGATCCTGATGCATCTGGCCGATACGCATCCGCGCGCGGAACTGGCACCGGCCGTGGCCACCACCCAGCGCGCCCAGTACTACCGCTGGATGCTGTTCTGCGCCAACACGCTGATGCCGGCGTACCGCGCCTGGTTCTATTCGGACGAGATCGCCGGCGAGCCCAACGTTCAAGCCACACGGGAGCATGCCCGGGCGAAGCTGGAGAAGGCGTGGGGCCAGGTCGCCGACCATCTGGAGGCGCACGGCCCCTACCTGCTGGGCGCGCAGCGCAGTGCCGCGGACTTCCTGCTGACCATGCTGATGCGCTGGTCGCGCAACATGCCGAAGCCGACCGATACCTGGCCGGCGCTGCACGCCCATGCCCAGCGCATGAAGGCGCTGCCGAGCTTCAGGGAAGTCTATGCCCGCGAGGGGCTGACGGACTGGACTTGACCGGGGTGTGTCTTGTGGGAGCGACGTAAGTCGCGAAGTCCCGAGATTGAATCCACGCGCGCCGATGGAAAAGCTCGCGACTTACGTCGCTCCCACATCGGTCAACGCACTCGCTCAGTCCACGTATTCGTCGAACTTCCGGCCACCCTGGAACGGCATCAGGTGCTGGCGCACGATGCCGCGCGGCACGGTCTCCAGCTTCATCACGCCGTATTCCTCCGGCCAGTCTTCCTGCTTCGGCGGCAGCTTGAACGTGCCCATCAGCATGTCCACCAGCGGCAGGTGGATGGCGTAGTTCACGTCCAGGTAGTCCTTGTGGCGTGCGTGGTGCCAGTGGTGGTAGCGTGGCAGCACCAGCAGGTACTCCAGCCAGCCGAAGCGGATGCCCAGATTGGCGTGCGCCAGCACGGCCTGCAGGCCGACCAGGATCACGTACGCGTTCACCGCCGGCGTCGAGAAGCCCAGCACCAGCAGCGGCAGCAGCACCGCGCTGCGGGTCAGCACGATCTCCACGATATGGATGCGCGAGCCGGCCAGCCAGTCCATCTCGCGGCTGGAGTGGTGCACGGCATGGAAGCGCCAGAGCCACGGAATGTTGTGGTACGCGCGGTGCAGCAGTGCCTGCGCCAGGTCGGCCACGAACACCGCGATCAGGAACTGCGCCCACACCGGCAGCGACTGGATCGCATTCTTCAACGCGGGGAACGCCGCCAGCCCTGCGATGGTCGAGGTCGATGCGGTCACCAGGATCAGGATGAACTGCACCAGCATGTGGCTCATGAAGAAGTAGCTGACGTCGGTGCGCCAGCCGGGCCGCAGCGGCGAGATGCGGCGCTTGCCCAGGTAGTGTTCCAGCGGCACGAACACCAGCGCCGAGAAGAACAGCGAGATGACGAACCAGTCCAGCCCGAGCGAGTACGGCGTCTTGCCGATCGCGTCGAACTGCACGTTGGTGCCGCCGAACAACACGGCCAGCGTGGCACTGCCTACGCCGACCAGCGCGATGCGCTTGTTGCGGTCGCGCAGGATCGCCCAGGTACCCATCGCGAACGCGGCGGCCAGTCCGACCAGCAGCAGGTGGCGGGCGAACTGCTCGTTGTAGGCCGCGCGGAACTCCTTGCTGGTGAGCAGTTCCGGGAAATGGAAGCAGGCCACGGCCATCAGGCTCAGCAGCCCGAGCAGGGCGGATGAGTACGCGAAGAACGAGCGGCGCTGGCGTGACATGGTGCTTCCCTGGCAGGCGATGGGGATTCCTGCGCGGGATATTACGTCAGCGGATGCGGTTTCCGGCCGCATCGATGACCGCTTCGCCATCTTCCTTGTTGAAGGCTCCGCGTTGCGGCTGCGGCAGGATGTCCAGGACAGCTTCGGAAGGACGGCACAGTTTCGTGCCCAGGGCGGTCACCACGATCGGCCGGTTGATCAGCACCGGATGCGCCAGCATCGCGTCGACCAGTGCGTCGTCACCAGCATCGGCCAGGCGGAGTTCGGCGTAGAGGGGTTCCTTCGCCCGGACGACATCGCGCACGGGCACCTGCATGGCATCGATCAGCGACCGCAACGTGGCGCGGTCCGGCGGCCACTGCAGATACTCGATCACCTGCGGCTCGATACCGGCGTTGCGGATCAGTCCCAGCGTATTTCGCGAGGTGCCGCAGGCGGGGTTGTGGTAGATCGTCACCTCGTCCATTAGTACCAGTCCAGCAGCGAGATACCCAAGCCGACGTAGGTAGCCTTGTGGTTGTAGTCGATCAGGCTCTCGCCGTAGCCATGGAATACCTGCACATGGCCGCGGAACGCGCGGTTGATCGGGAAGCCGTAGTCCAGTTGCAGCGCGCCATGCGATTCATCGCCGCCCCGCAGCGAATGCCGGCCGAGCACGGTGAAGATGTGGCCGTCGCGCGCGTAGGTCAGCATCGCGTCGCCGCGGCCGATGTAGTTCTCGATATCGGGGTTGTCGTCGTCGTTGCCGTCCGGCACGCGGTACCAGGGGCGCACCACGAAGGCCCAGTTGTCGCGGTCCAGGCCGATGGTGGCGATGACGCGGTTCCAGCTGCGCGACAGCGGGTCGCTGCGGCCGTTGGACTGGTGGTTGATGCCGATGCCGGCCATCCGTCCCTTCCAGCCGGCGATGCTGTAGTTGTTGCGGAACACCAGCATCACTTCCGGTTCGTAGTTGGTCTCGCGGAACGGACGCGATTCCTCGCCGTTGTAGACCTGCCAGCGCGAGCTCTGGGTGTAGGCGCCCCAGATGTCGCCGTTGTCGCCGAACACGTTCTCCGCGAACTTGGTCTTGAAGCTCAGCTGGAACTTGGCTTCGATGTCCTGCAGTTCCTGCGCTTCGGTGACCGTATTGTCCGGATTGGGAGACGAGGGGGTCTCGTTGACCTGGCTGGTCCAGAACGCCGGCAACAGGTACATCGGCTTGTACGCACGCAACTGGAACACGCCCAGCTTGGAGTCCTTGGCCAGCTCCCAGCGGCTGTCGAGCAGCGAACCGCGGCCGGCGTTGGCGATCAGGTCGGCCTCGGCCGCGTCATCGACACGGAACCAGACCCCCATGCGTCGGCGCGCACGTTCGCTCAACGGCAGGTCGGCCGCCTTGGCCGCTTCGGCTTCGGCGCGGGCGTCGGCGCGCGCCTTGGCCCGGGCTTCGGCTTCGGCCTCCTTCGCCGCCAGTGCCTCCTGGTCGGCACGACGGGTGTCGGCGGCCGTTCGCCCCAGCGCGCTGTCGTAGCAGGCCAGGCGCGCGGCATCGTTTTCCAGCAGCAAGCAGGCTTCGGCCGATGCCGCAGCGGGCGGGCTTTCCTGCGCCTGGCTGGCGAAGGAAACAGTGACGCCGATGACCAGCGGCAGCAGTCGGGTGCGTTGCATCATGCGGGGACTCGGTCGGGGGAGGGCGACATTCTGCCAGTCGGGCGGGACGGCGCGCGTGCAGGCACGCTCAGAAGATCCAGGCGAACACGAACAGGCCGACCATCGCGAAGGTCAGGCCCAGCTTCAGCACCACGCCCAGCACGATGCCCAGCCAGGTACCCAGGCCCACCTTGGTCGCCTGCCGCAGTTCACGCCCGTGCCACAGCTCGCCGAGCAGCGCACCGACGAAGGGGCCCGCCAGCAGGCCGATCGGCATGAAGAACAGGCCGGCGAACGTACCGATCACCGTGCCCCACAGCGCCTTGCGGCTGGCGCCGACGCGCTGCGCCCCGATGGCCGTGGAAAAGATGTCCGCGGCGAACGACAGCGCGGTCAGCAGGCCCAGCACCACCAACGTCACCCAGCCGATCTGCTGGAAGTCGCCGGCCCAGGCGGCCAGCAGCATGCCCGCGAACACCAGCGGCAGGCCGGGCAGGGCCGGCAGCACCACCCCGGCGATGCCCACCAGGATCAACACCACCGCCAGGGCGTAATAGAGCATCTGGATGTCCAATCAAATCTCCTAGGGAATCAAGGGGTTGCCGGGGGCTTGACTTTTCCGTTCAAGCGTTTGCATTTTGCAAAATGCCGGGTTACTGTGCGGCCGCTGCCGTTGCCAAGGTCACCGTGAATCGTGGCCTGATGGGGTAGATCCATGATCCGCTGCATCCTTGTACCTCGCTTCCTCCTTGCAACCAGCCGCCCAGCAGGCGTATCCACCACCCGTTTCAAGGAGCAAGTAGATGTCTGATCGTGAAACCGGAACCGTCAAATGGTTCAACGATGCCAAGGGCTTCGGCTTCATCAGCCGCGAGAATGGTGAAGACGTGTTCGTGCATTTCCGCGCCATCCAGACCCAGGGCTTCAAGAGCCTGAAGGAAGGCCAGAAGGTCAGCTTCACCGTCGTGCAGGGCCAGAAGGGCCTGCAGGCCGATGCGGTGCAGCCGGTCTGAGTCTAAATCGCCGAACCGCGCCCCGGCGCGTGCTCCCATGAAAAAGCCCGGCTGACGCCGGGCTTTTTCTTTGCGCTGGGAAATGGATGCAATCAGCGGATCACCACGCGCCCGTTCTGGACGCGGACGTACGTGTTCTCGCGTACGCCACCCAAGTCGCGCTGGCTGATCGTCACCCGCCGACCATCGTCCATGCGGACGGTGACGTTGTAGGTGTCGCCGGTGGTTCGGTTCTGGATGGCGTTGCCTGCCGCCGCGCCAGCGACTGCACCGGCCACGGTGGAGACATTCTTGTTGCCTTCGCTGCCGCCGGTGCGATCCGAGATCTGGCGGCCGGCGACGGCACCGACGATGCCGCCCAGCACCGCGCCGGTGGCCGACGGCGCCGTGCGACCGGACGGCACCACGTCGATGCGCTCGACGATGCCGCAGTCGGCGCAATAGCGGTTGGCCGGTGCGCTGTTGTAGCCGCCGCCGTAGCCGCTGTTGCCGTAGCCGGGAGAAGTGCTGGCGCAGCCGGCGAGGGCGACGGTGGCGGTCAGGCCGATGGCGAGCAGACGCATGTTCATGGGTGCCTCCTGTGGGTGGTGGGGCTGCCGATACCGGCCAGCGCTTCGTCGCGCATGCTCCACAGGCGGGCGTGAACATGATGACAATCGGGCCGCTTGCGCGGCCCGGATGTCAGGTGCGATTCAGTCGCGCGCCGCGTCCTATCCGCGGAAGTCCTGATGACAGGCCTTGCAGTCCGCCCCCACTTTTTCGACCAGCGCACCGGCGGCGGCGCAGTCGGTCGGCGGTGCGCTCAGGGCGGCATCGAGATCCGCACGGAACTGGCTGGTGTGGGTCTTGAACCGCTGGTCGTCCGCGATCCCGGGAAACGCCATCTCCAGATCGTTCGCCATCGCCCGCAACGTGCGCACATGCGGAATGGTGTCGGTGGCGGCGCAGCGGTTCTGCTTCACCTTGTCGGCCAACAGCCCGGAGTGCTTGGCCATCACCTGCATCACGCTGCCGGGGAACCGGTCCTGCTTCGCCTGGATGGCACGCAGTGCCATCACCGTGCAGATGGCGCCCACCACCAGGCCGATCAGGAACAGGAACAGGTAACGCGAAGCGGCGGAAGGCTTCTTGGTCTCGGGCTGGCTGGCCATGCGGCGGGCTCCTTGTGGATGACGCAGTGATGGTACGACGGCCGTCACGGTTTGCGCCACGGCTTACACTGGTGCGATGAAGAAAGAACTCAGGGACCGGTTCGCCGGCATCGATCGTCTGTATGGCGTAGGCACGGTGGAGCGCCATGCGGCTGCGCGCGTGGCGGTAGTAGGCATGGGCGGCGTCGGATCGTGGGTGGTGGAAGCACTGGCGCGTTCGGGCGTCGGCCATCTGACCCTGATCGATGCCGACGACATCTGCGTGTCCAACACCAACCGCCAGTTGCCTGCCCTGGAAGGCCTCTACGGACGCAACAAGGCCGAGGCGATGGCCGAGCGCTGCCGCGCGATCAATCCGCTGATGGACGTCGACGTCGTACCTCAGTTCCTCACTCCCGCCAACATGCCGGACCTGCTGGATCGTGGGTTCGATCTGGTGCTGGATGCCTGCGACAGTTTCCGAGTCAAGGTCGAGATGATCGCCTGGTGCCGGCGCCGCAAGCTGCCGATCGTGGTGTCGGGATCGGCCGGCGGCCGCACCGACCCCACCCAGATCCGTCTGCGCGACCTGTCCCGCACCGAGCACGACGCGCTGCTGGCGCTGGTGCGTAAGAAGTTGCGCGCCGAGTTCAACTTCCCGAAGAACAAGGAACGCTACTTCGGCGTGCAGGCCGTCTATTCGCTGGAAAACGTCAAGTATCCGCAAGCCGATGGCACTGTCTGCGGCCTGCGCCCGCAGCTTGGCGCAGACGCGGCCCTGAAGCTGGATTGCGGCGTCGGGCTGGGGGCCGCCACCCATATCACCGGCGCATTCGCATTCGCGATGGTGGGCAAGGCGTTGGAACTGCTGTCGAAACCGCGCAGGTCGCTCGCCGCCGACGCGTGACCGGCCGAGCCGGCTCGCCCCGGCGCGCGGGAGGGACGTTCCGGCGCAAGCCATCTGTGCAGGGCCACCGCGCGGCGGGATAGTGCGCGCCCGTTCCCAGCGTCCGCCCCGCATGTATACCCGTTTTCTGCTGATGTTCGCCGGCCTGCTGCCCGTCGTCGCCGCAGCCCAGGCGTGTCCCGTCGTTCCCGATACCATGCTTGCCGCCCGCATCCACGCCGCCGGAGGCCCTGAAGCATTGCGCGTGGAGCGCGTGCCGGTGCCGGTCGCGGCCGCAGACGACGTGGTGGTGCGCGTGCACTATGCGAGCGTCAACCCCGTCGACTGGAAGCTGCAGGAGGCCGGCCGCCTGCCGTTTCCCGCGACACCGGGCGGCGATTTCGCCGGCGAGGTCGTGGCGGTGGCACCGGGCGTGACAGCGTTCGCCTGCGGTGATCTCGTCGCCGGAATCGTCGATCCGCGGGAACGTTCCGGCAGCTATGCGGAATACGTGGCGGCGCCGGTCGCCGCCCTCGCGCCTGCGCCCGTCACGTTCACGCTACAGGAAGCCGCGGCCTATCCGACGGTGGCGGTCGCGGCGTGGCGCTACGTGGTCGGTGCGGCCGATGTCCGGCCCGGAGACCGGGTGCTGGTGCACGGGGGCGCGGGCGGCGTCGGATCCATGGTGGTGCAACTGGCGAAAGCGCGCGGTGCGCACGTGACCGCCACTGCGTCAGCGCGAAACCACGACTACCTGCGGGGGCTGGGCGCCGAAGCAGTGATCGACTACCGCAGCGTCCGCTTCGAGGAGGTGGTGCGCGACATGGACGTCGTCGTCGACACGGTGGGAGGCGACACGCTGATGCGTTCGCCGGGCGTGCTCCGCGATGGGGGACGGCTCGTCACGCTGGTCGGCCAGGTGCCCGCGGCGTTGTGCACCTCCGGTCGCATCGTCTGCCCTGCGGTGCCTGCATGGGACGTGCAGGCCGGGCTGGCCGGCATGGTGCCGCTGATCGCGGCGGGGCAGCTGCGTCTCCACGTCGACGGACTCTATCCGCTCTCGCAGATCGTGCAGGCGCAACAGCACAATCGCGCCGGTACGACCCGCGGCAAGGTGGTCGTGGCCGTCGCAGCGGACAATGTCGCCAGCGCCAGCGGCGATGATGTGGCTGGCGTGCGCGTGCCGTTGCAGGCGTACCTGGATGGGCATGCGACCGGCCAGCGCCGGCACTTCGAGCGGGCCTTCGCCGAGGATGCGGTGCTGGTGGGAGTGAAGGACGGGCGCTACCGTCACTGGCCCGCGCGCGACTACATCTTGGCCTCGTCGAGCGGCCGCGTGCCAGCGGACGAGGCGCAGCGTACGCGCCGCATCCGGCAGATCACCGTGACCGGCGACGTCGCGACCGCCGTGATCGAACTGGACTATCCGGACATGAAGGCGCTGGATCACATGACTCTGCTACGTCGTGGCGGCGCATGGCACATCGTGGTCAAGGCCTACCACGCGTGGACTCCCGGGCTGGCCGACGGCGCGGTGGCGCGCTGAGTTTCAGCTGGTGGCGGGCAGCGCGAAAAGACGTTCGGCGTTGCGCGTCGTGGCGCGGGCCAGTTCGTCGGCGGGGATGCCACGCAGCGCTGCGATGACGTCAAGGACCCGTGGCAGTCGTGCGGGCTCGTTGCGTTGGCCACGGATGCCTGCATCCGGCTGGTCAGGCGCATCGGTTTCCAGCAGCAGGAATTCGAGCGGCATCGTGCGCGCGAGCATGCGCAAGCGGTTCGCGCGTTCGTAGGTGACGGGCCCGCCGAGGCCTATCAGGAAGCCCAGGTCCCACAACTGGCGCGCCTGCTCCGGACTGCCGGAAAAACTGTGCACCACGCCGCGCAGGCCGGCTGTGCGCCTGATGGCGCCGATCACGGCATCCACCGCGCGTCGCGCGTGCACGATCAGCGGCAGCTCGAACTCGCGCGCCAACCGCAGCTGGCCATCGAAGTAGGCGTGCTGTCGGTCGCGGTCCAAGCCGTCGACGAAATAGTCCAGCCCGCATTCACCAACCGCCACCGGCCGTTCCCGTTCGATCCAAGCGTTCAGCTCATCCAGGTGCTCCGGTCGGTGGTCTGCCAGGAACATGGGATGCAGTCCGTAGGCGGGAAACAGGCCGGAGTCCTGGGCGCAGACATCGCGGAGCTTCGGCCAACTCGCAGCCGACACCGCGGGCACGACTTGCCGGGTGACGCCTGCCGCCCGCGCGCGCGCCAGCGCGGCCGCGCGGTCGCTGTCGAACTCCGGCGCATCGAAATGGCTGTGGCTGTCGACCAGCATGTGTCAGCGCTGGGACGGTTCGATGGCCGGCGGCGGGTCCTTGCGACGCTTCCAGTTGGCCAGCAGCAACGTGCCGAGGCCGAACAGGATTTCATCCACGAAAGGAAACGGATCAGGCAGGAACAGCGTGACCGCAAACAAGGCGGCGGTGATCTTGAACAACGTGGGGTAACGCAGCTTTCGCGCCCAGTCGAGCAATGGCAGCAACAAGGGGTTTGGCATGACGGCGCTCGCTCTCCGCAGAGTGGAATATCGGCACGCTAGCATGATCGACATGTCACCGAAGCGTTCATTTTTTGTTCGCTTTCGCGCGTCTTCGCGGGTGCTTTGTTCAGGTTGGCAATGGTGCAATGATGACCAAGATGAATCGGGGACCGCCCCGACATGGAGGCAGCGATGAAGAGCAATACCACTACGATCCTGGTCGCCGTCGGCGCGCTGCTGGTGGGCGGTGTCGCCACGGCCGCCTTCCTCAAGGGCGGCGACAAGAGCCCGGCCGACCAGAACGGCCTGGTCACGACGGCAGATGGCGCGCTGGTCGGGGATGATGCGGCGGCGACCGACAACGAAATACCGATGGGTACGTTGCAGTACGCCACGGTGGTGAAGGCCGATCCGGTCACCAGCTCCGAGAAGCTGTATGCCACGGTGATCGGCACCGAACCGGTCCGCGAGACCACCACCACCAGCACGCCGCGCGAAGTCTGCGAGGACGTGGTGGTGCAGGAGCGCCTGCCGGAACGCGACGGCAACGTCGGTGGTACGGTCGCCGGTGCCGTGATCGGCGGCCTGCTCGGCAACCAGGTGGGCGGCGGCAGCGGCAAGAAGGCCGCCACTGTCGCCGGTGCGGTGGCCGGCGGCGCCATCGGCAACACGGTGGACAAGCGCCATGTGGGCGGCCGAGTTGTCAACCGTACCGAGCGCCAGTGCCATACCGAGAACGCCACGTCCGAGTCCTCGCGCGTCACCGGTTACAACGTGACCTACCGCAACCCGGACGGCAGCACCGGCACCATGCGTATGGACAGCAAGCCGGGCACCCGCATCGCGCTGGGCACCACCGACAAGGTGATCGGTTACGACGTGACCTATCGCTTCGAAGGCCAGGACAAGACCATCCGCCTGGACCAGAAGCCGGGTGAGCGCCTGCCGGTGATCGATGGCCAGGTGGTGACGCAGACCGCCAGCGTGGACGCCCCCGACCAGGGCTGATGGCCGGCCGGCAACGGCCTGCGTTTCAACGTGGCACCCCGCAAAGGCCGGCATTTCGCCGGCCTTTGCTTTGCGGACTGGCGCTTACCGGCGCCGAGGGCCACCGCATACAATGCGGTGAATGACTCCTGCCGGTTGAAGCGCAATGGCCCTGAACCCGTATGACCTGTTCGATGTACGTTCCCTCCTGAGCGAAGAGGAGCGCGCCGTGCAGGATGCGGTGGCCCGCTTCACCGACGAACGCGTGCGCCCCATCATCGGCGACGCCTTCGACCAGGCCCGCTTTCCGAAGGAGCTGGTGCCGGAGATCGCCGAACTCGGCCTGCTGGGTTCCTCGCTGCCCGAGAAGTACGGCTGCGCCGGCCTCAATGCGGTCAGCTACGGCCTGATCTGCCAGGAACTCGAGCGCGGCGACAGCGGCATCCGCAGCTTCGTCAGCGTGCAGTCCTCGCTGTGCATGTATCCCATCTATGCCTACGGCAGCGAGGAACAGCGCCAGCGCTGGTTGCCCGACATGGCCGCGGGCAAGGTCATAGGCTGCTTCGGCCTGACCGAACCGCACGGCGGTTCCGACCCGGCAAACATGAAGACCACCGCGCGCCGCGACGGCGACGACTGGGTCATCAATGGTTCCAAGATGTGGATCACCAACGGCAACCTGGCCGACATCGCCATCGTCTGGGCACAGACCGACGACGGCATCCAGGGTTTCCTGATCGAGAAGGGCACGCCGGGTTTCACTGCGCAGGAGATCAAGCACAAGATGAGCCTGCGTGCGTCAGTGACCAGCGCGCTGTTCTTCGACAACGTACGCCTGCCCGACAGCAGCCGCCTGCCCAACGTAAAGGGCCTGAAGGGTCCGCTGGGCTGCCTGACGCAGGCGCGTTACGGCATCACCTGGGGCCCCATCGGCGCCGCGATCGCCTGCCTCGATGAGGTGTTGGGCTACACCAAGGAACGCATCCTGTTCGACCGTCCCGTCGCCGCCACCCAGAGTGCGCAGATCAAAATGGCCGAGATGGCGCGCCGCATCACCCTGGCGCAGCTGCTGTCGCTGCAGCTGGGCCGCCTGAAGGACGCCGGCACCATGGCGCCCGCGCAGGTGTCGCTGGCGAAGTGGAACAACTGCCGCATGGCCATCGACATCGCGCGCGAATGCCGCGACCTGCTGGGCGGTGCCGGCATCACCACCGAACACGCCGCCATCCGCCACGCACTCAACCTGGAATCGGTGATCACCTACGAAGGCACGGAGACCGTGCACCAGCTGGTGATCGGCCGCGAACTGACGGGCATCAACGCGTTCTGAGGCTGACGGCTTCCGTGGCGGGAGCGAAGGTGCAGGGGAGTCGAGCGTCATCGCTCGTCGTGTCCGGTTTCTGGTGGGATGGTGTGACGTCGATGGACCTTTCCAATTTCCAGCTCGAAACTCCACGTCTCCTGCTGCGCCTGCCGCGAAGGGACGACTACGAATCCTGGGCGACGTTTGGCGCCGATGAGGAAGCCACGCGCTACATCGGTGGCATGCAGGCGCGCTCGCCGGCGTGGCGCAGCCTCGCGGCGACGCTGGGAAGCTGGCATCTGCAGGGCTTCGGGATGTTCTCGGTGATCGAGAAGGCGAGTG
Proteins encoded:
- a CDS encoding acyl-CoA dehydrogenase family protein, with the translated sequence MALNPYDLFDVRSLLSEEERAVQDAVARFTDERVRPIIGDAFDQARFPKELVPEIAELGLLGSSLPEKYGCAGLNAVSYGLICQELERGDSGIRSFVSVQSSLCMYPIYAYGSEEQRQRWLPDMAAGKVIGCFGLTEPHGGSDPANMKTTARRDGDDWVINGSKMWITNGNLADIAIVWAQTDDGIQGFLIEKGTPGFTAQEIKHKMSLRASVTSALFFDNVRLPDSSRLPNVKGLKGPLGCLTQARYGITWGPIGAAIACLDEVLGYTKERILFDRPVAATQSAQIKMAEMARRITLAQLLSLQLGRLKDAGTMAPAQVSLAKWNNCRMAIDIARECRDLLGGAGITTEHAAIRHALNLESVITYEGTETVHQLVIGRELTGINAF